Genomic segment of Paenibacillus sp. FSL R5-0623:
TTATGGTACGCTGGCCTTTATTCCCGTTATCATCAATGGACTAGGAGACGGGCTTGCCGAACCGATCGGTATTCGCTTTGGAAAACATAAATATCGTGTTCATGCCTTATTTTCGAAGAAAAAGTTTACGAGAAGTATCGAAGGCAGTTTATGTGTGTTCCTATCCGCAGTATTGATCCTTTTGGTGTTTGCAAGCAGTTTTACAGTTCCACAATTAGTTGTTGCACTGCTGGTTCTTCCTATAGCTGTAACTCTAGCTGAGGCATTCTCACCCCATACTGTAGATACACCGTTTATACTTATCGTTGGTTTTGCGTGTTTGTACATGATCATTTCATTTGTTTAACAAGGAGAACTTCATATGACAACCAGTGAATACAAGGTGATTTCTATTAAATCCAGTTATGAAGCATTCATTAATTATAGCTATATTGTCGTTGATGAAACGACCCGGGAGGCAGCGGTTATTGATCCTTCCTGGGACCTCGAAGCCATTCTGGATTCCCTGGAAGCTGAGCAGGCCAAACTCACACACATCCTGTTGACACATTCCCATACGGATCATGTACATCTTGTGGGGGCATTGCTTGACCGTTTTAATCCTCAGGTTTATATGGGGGGTGCCGAAATTGATTTTTTTAGGTACCACTGTAAGAATTTGAAGCCTATAAAGGATCGAGATGCCGTTTTGATGGGCAATACGCTAATATCCTGTATAAACACCCCAGGACATACGCCGGGCTCTATATGCTATTCATTAACAAATCATATTTTTACAGGAGATACTTTGTTTGCAGAGGGATGTGGCATATGCTCCGAACGCGGAGGGGATCCAGGTGCGATGTATCAGAGTTTGCAAAAAATACGGCAGCAAATAAACCCTTCCGTCAGGGTATACCCTGCACATTCATTTGGCATTGAACCGGGTCAGACACTTCAGATGCTGCTTGAGAGAAACATATATTTTAATATTTTCGATGAAGAACAGTTTATTGCTTTCCGGATGAGAAGGAATCAGCCGGATGCCAAAAGCTTTGTGTGAAGGAACAAGAGGAGTGGCATATGAAAGAAAACATTGTTTTTATGTTCTCCGGTCAGGGTTCACAATATCTTCAAGCGGGAAAAGAATTATACCGGAGTTATTCGGTATTTCGCCGATGGATGCAGCAGATGGATCGTTGGGTTCAAGACATCGGCGGCAGATCCATTATACAGGAATTATATGATTCAAATCGGCCTTATTCTGATAGTTTCGAAGAAACTCTAATTACACATCCCGCCATTTATATGCTGGAATATGCGCTTGCAAGGACATTAATGGAGAACGGGGTTATACCCACAACCGTTGTTGGTACCAGTTTGGGGGAGTTCGCTGCAGCGGCTGTATCCAACGTAATAACTCCCAAGGCGGGACTGGAAGCAGTGTATAGACAAGCTGAAATTATACACAGGACTTGTATTCCGGGAGGTATGCTGGCTGTATTGCATAGTCGTGACATCTATGACACTAATCCGGAGCTACATGCGGAGTGTGAGCTTGTTGCTGTGAACTCGTCAAATCATCTGGTCATCTCGGGGGAGTTGAAAGGGCTTACAATAGCGGAGAATTGGCTAAAAGGCGAAGGGATTTCTCATGTCAGACTGTCTGTTACTCATGGCTTCCATTCAGCCTGTATCAATCCTGCGGCCAAAGAGTATTTAGCCTATCTGGACAAGCTGTCTTACGATGCACCCCAGATTCCGCTTGTCTCTAGCTTGACCGGACAAGCTGTCACCAAGGTATCAACCGATCATTTTTGGCGAGTTGTCAAGGAACCGATTCTTTTCTCTCAGGCGATATCTCATATAGGAGAAAAGAAACCGGATAGTATATTTCTGGATTTGGGGCCTTCGGGTACACTTTCCAGCCTCATAAATCAGATTAGCCACAGGAAGGAACGAACATATATAACCATGACTCCCTTCCATCAGGATGCAAAACATGTGGAAGAGATCATTAGTCGTTACGCCAATTCGCATGAAACTGGAGGGGATGAACCTTTGTGGGCATATGTATTTCCAGGGCAGGGATCACAAAAGTTGGGCATGGGTGAAGGATTATTTGAGCAGTTTCCAGAGTTGACCCGGCAGGCGGATGATATTCTTGGATTTTCCATTCAGGAACTGTGCTTGTACGATCGGTCTCAGCAATTGAGCCTGACAGAATATACGCAGCCGGCTTTGTTTGTTGTTAATGCCATGATGTATCTACATAAAATCAAGGAAACGGGCAGAAAGCCAAGTTTGGTTTCGGGCCACAGTCTGGGAGAATACAATGCGCTTTTTGCCGCAGACGTATTTGATTTTGCTACAGGATTGAAGCTTGTACATAAAAGAGGAGAAATCATGAGCATGGCCCCTAAAGG
This window contains:
- a CDS encoding MBL fold metallo-hydrolase, whose protein sequence is MTTSEYKVISIKSSYEAFINYSYIVVDETTREAAVIDPSWDLEAILDSLEAEQAKLTHILLTHSHTDHVHLVGALLDRFNPQVYMGGAEIDFFRYHCKNLKPIKDRDAVLMGNTLISCINTPGHTPGSICYSLTNHIFTGDTLFAEGCGICSERGGDPGAMYQSLQKIRQQINPSVRVYPAHSFGIEPGQTLQMLLERNIYFNIFDEEQFIAFRMRRNQPDAKSFV